A part of Paenarthrobacter sp. A20 genomic DNA contains:
- a CDS encoding deoxyguanosinetriphosphate triphosphohydrolase, translated as MGTEAVLGHNGTSHDYVLAIPGYAEADSARWVEESRKTTYRSDFERDRARVLHSSALRRLGAKTQVVAPDTDDFVRTRLTHSLEVAQVGRELGRSLGCDPDVVDTACLSHDLGHPPFGHNGESALNEVAHTIGGFEGNAQTLRLLTRLEPKVLGEDGRPAGLNLTRASLDAASKYPWSAVDAPVIHGHRTSKFGAYEDDLPVFEWLREGAPGNRSCIEAQVMDLADDISYSVHDVEDAIVAGHFQLKWMENPDHRARVVGYTKQWYLPHNDPAEIDAALARLEATRVWVREADGSRKSMAALKDMTSQLIGRFCQSAMETTRDHFGPANLTRYDAELMVPEDTVTEIAVLKGLATTFVISTDHRQPVYERQREVLHALVGVLNATGDRHLEPMFAADWRDAVDDGARLRVVIDQVASLTDVSALAMYERLVGSLPSLW; from the coding sequence ATGGGAACCGAAGCAGTGCTTGGCCACAACGGAACCAGTCACGATTATGTGTTGGCCATTCCCGGATACGCCGAGGCGGATTCAGCACGGTGGGTCGAAGAGTCCCGCAAGACCACGTACCGTTCGGACTTTGAACGGGACCGTGCCCGGGTCCTGCATTCCTCGGCACTGCGCAGGCTGGGCGCCAAGACCCAGGTGGTCGCCCCGGACACGGACGACTTTGTCCGCACCCGGCTGACCCACAGCCTCGAAGTCGCACAGGTTGGCCGTGAGCTTGGCCGCTCCCTGGGCTGTGATCCTGACGTCGTGGATACAGCCTGCCTGAGCCATGACCTGGGACACCCGCCCTTCGGCCACAACGGCGAATCCGCTTTGAACGAGGTGGCTCACACCATCGGTGGTTTCGAAGGCAATGCCCAAACACTGCGCCTGCTGACCCGGCTCGAACCCAAGGTCCTGGGCGAGGACGGCAGGCCCGCGGGACTCAACCTGACCCGCGCCAGCCTGGACGCCGCATCCAAATACCCGTGGTCCGCCGTCGACGCCCCCGTCATCCACGGCCACCGCACCAGCAAGTTCGGCGCCTACGAAGACGACCTTCCCGTGTTTGAGTGGCTGCGTGAAGGCGCCCCCGGAAACCGCTCGTGCATCGAGGCCCAGGTGATGGACCTCGCCGACGACATTTCGTACTCGGTCCACGACGTCGAAGACGCTATTGTCGCCGGCCATTTCCAGCTCAAATGGATGGAAAACCCGGATCACCGGGCGCGCGTGGTGGGTTACACCAAACAGTGGTACTTGCCGCACAACGACCCCGCCGAAATCGATGCGGCGCTGGCCCGGTTGGAAGCCACCAGGGTTTGGGTCCGCGAGGCCGATGGCAGCCGGAAGTCCATGGCCGCCCTGAAGGACATGACCAGCCAGTTGATCGGCCGGTTCTGCCAGAGTGCAATGGAAACCACCCGGGACCATTTCGGGCCCGCCAACCTGACCCGCTACGACGCCGAACTCATGGTTCCCGAGGACACCGTCACCGAGATCGCGGTCCTCAAGGGCCTTGCCACCACCTTCGTCATCTCCACCGACCACCGCCAGCCGGTCTACGAACGCCAGCGCGAGGTGCTGCACGCCCTCGTGGGTGTCTTGAACGCCACCGGCGACCGTCACCTGGAGCCGATGTTCGCTGCGGACTGGCGCGACGCCGTCGACGACGGTGCCCGGCTGCGCGTGGTGATCGACCAGGTCGCATCGCTGACGGACGTGTCCGCGCTGGCCATGTATGAACGCCTTGTGGGCAGCCTCCCGTCACTTTGGTGA
- the dnaG gene encoding DNA primase yields MAGLIKREDIDEVRQRTDIKEVVDGYVTLKGAGLGSFKGLCPFHDERSPSFTVRPQVGRYHCFGCGEDGDAISFVQKMDHSSFHEAVEKLAARIGYELRYEDGGTGPSREEVGKRQRLLDAHKIADEFFRAQLLTPGAAEGRNFLDGRGFDRAAAEHFGVGYAPQGWDALLKHLRGRGFTDAELKLTGMFSEGNRGIYDRFRGRLIWPIRDIAGDTIGFGARKLYEDDQGPKYLNTPETTLYKKSQVLYGIDIAKRNIAKERQLVVVEGYTDVMACHLAGVTTAVATCGTAFGTEHIKVARRLLSDDGSGGEVIFTFDGDAAGQKAALRAFEEDQRFTAQTYVAVEPTGADPCDLRQLKGDAAVRDLIGTRKPLFEFAIRATLRRHNLDTVEGRVAALREAAPVVAQIRDSATRPGYTRNLAGWLGMPIEEVSSYVGAAAKRAASGGSTSGPSGAAEQSAAAAAPPSSGPVFQRPDPRDPIAGMERQALEVVLQEPAVLGGGAWERFEASYFATPAYAAVHTAVRAAGLAHAADPVAWVEQVRQEVPEPLRPLVSELAVTPLPASTPEAMQRYCRDILARLFELQITRIKADKMGQLQRLDAGANPEEFQRLNRELMQLEMERRALRSDG; encoded by the coding sequence GTGGCTGGCCTGATCAAACGTGAAGATATCGACGAAGTACGCCAGCGCACGGATATCAAGGAAGTCGTTGACGGATACGTCACGCTCAAAGGCGCGGGACTGGGCAGCTTCAAGGGACTGTGCCCCTTCCACGACGAGCGATCGCCCTCCTTCACCGTCCGCCCACAAGTGGGCAGGTACCACTGCTTCGGCTGCGGCGAGGACGGCGACGCCATCTCCTTCGTCCAGAAAATGGACCACAGCTCGTTCCATGAGGCCGTCGAGAAGCTGGCTGCAAGGATCGGCTACGAGCTGCGCTACGAGGACGGCGGAACCGGTCCCAGCCGCGAGGAAGTGGGCAAACGCCAGCGCTTGCTGGACGCGCACAAGATCGCCGATGAGTTCTTCCGCGCCCAGCTGCTGACTCCCGGGGCGGCCGAAGGACGCAACTTCCTAGATGGCCGCGGCTTTGACCGCGCGGCCGCTGAGCATTTCGGTGTGGGCTATGCCCCGCAGGGTTGGGACGCTCTCCTGAAGCACCTTCGTGGCCGTGGGTTCACTGACGCTGAGTTGAAACTCACAGGGATGTTTTCTGAGGGGAACAGGGGCATCTACGACCGCTTCCGGGGAAGACTCATCTGGCCCATCCGCGACATCGCCGGCGACACCATCGGCTTCGGCGCCCGCAAGCTTTACGAGGACGACCAGGGCCCCAAGTACCTGAATACCCCTGAGACCACGCTCTACAAGAAATCCCAGGTCCTCTACGGCATCGACATCGCCAAGCGGAACATCGCCAAGGAGCGCCAACTGGTGGTGGTGGAGGGGTACACCGACGTTATGGCCTGCCACCTCGCAGGAGTCACGACGGCGGTAGCCACCTGCGGTACTGCGTTCGGCACCGAACACATCAAGGTCGCCCGGCGGCTGCTTTCGGACGACGGCAGCGGCGGGGAGGTCATCTTCACGTTCGACGGCGACGCCGCCGGCCAGAAGGCCGCCCTGAGGGCTTTTGAGGAAGACCAGCGCTTCACGGCCCAGACCTACGTCGCCGTGGAGCCCACTGGTGCCGATCCCTGCGATCTTCGCCAACTCAAGGGCGACGCCGCGGTGCGCGACCTCATCGGTACCCGGAAGCCGCTTTTTGAGTTCGCCATCAGGGCCACTTTGCGCCGGCACAACCTGGACACCGTGGAAGGCCGTGTGGCCGCATTGCGGGAAGCCGCCCCCGTGGTGGCACAGATCAGGGACTCTGCCACGCGGCCCGGCTATACGCGCAACCTGGCTGGCTGGTTGGGCATGCCCATCGAGGAAGTCAGCAGCTATGTTGGGGCGGCCGCCAAGCGCGCAGCGTCCGGCGGCAGCACGTCGGGTCCCTCCGGCGCAGCTGAACAATCCGCGGCGGCGGCAGCACCGCCGTCGAGCGGTCCTGTCTTCCAACGGCCCGACCCCAGGGACCCGATAGCGGGTATGGAACGCCAGGCCCTGGAAGTTGTCCTCCAGGAGCCCGCGGTGCTTGGCGGGGGAGCGTGGGAACGTTTCGAGGCCTCGTACTTTGCCACCCCTGCCTATGCTGCCGTCCACACGGCAGTGCGCGCCGCTGGCCTCGCCCATGCGGCTGATCCGGTGGCGTGGGTGGAACAGGTCCGCCAGGAAGTTCCCGAGCCGCTGCGGCCGTTGGTGTCCGAGCTTGCTGTCACACCGTTGCCCGCCAGCACTCCCGAAGCCATGCAGCGGTACTGCCGGGACATCCTGGCCCGCCTCTTCGAACTGCAGATCACACGCATCAAAGCTGACAAGATGGGCCAGTTGCAGCGCTTGGACGCAGGAGCCAACCCGGAGGAATTCCAGCGCCTGAACCGGGAGCTCATGCAGTTGGAAATGGAACGTCGCGCGCTGCGTTCCGACGGCTGA